The Canis lupus dingo isolate Sandy chromosome 18, ASM325472v2, whole genome shotgun sequence genome includes the window CATTCACTTACCCCAACCCCTCATCCCCACCCTTCAAGCAATCTtctgttcatttcctagagttcagtgtcttttatgatttgcctccctctcaattttcatcttgttttatttttccttcctttcccctatgttcttctgttttgtttcttaaattccacatatgggtgaaatgaTATGGTATATATCTTCCTCTGactatttcgcttagcataatactcctttaatatttttttacccCCATATCTCACCCTTTTCATATCTGGAAAAGTTGGCAGAACAGTCATTAAGAGGATAGGTTGTAAAATTAATCATAGATACATTTGAATCTTGAATCTGCTTCATATTAGACATGTAATTTTAGGAAGTAAATTTTgtctttcttatctgtaaaatagtgaCAACAGTGCCAAATTTTAatgttgttatgaagattaagtgaaaCATATCAATATCTGAATATATAATTCCCTTATCAGTGATCATAGAACACAGCATATTCTATTTGTTCTAAAAGTTATAGGTTATATTATCAAGCATgtcaaaaatttataaacataaatgccTTTAGAGATAGGAATGGAAAATGAAGTTGCAAAATggccagaaggaaaaacaggtagacaggaggcagagaaaagtaGTTACCAGAGAATGGGTATACTACCAAAAGCtctgaattcaaattaaaaatttaaaaatctgttcttacCACAAAAGATAGGTAGGCTTGAATCAAACCCTTGGTCCATGACTTTTCAACCCTCAGTTGAATCTCTGTGATGGCACTAGAGAATGAGAGTAAAGTGAGGAAGAGTGATTTTAGAGAAGGAAATGCCTTCAAATATGGGCCAGCaggaaaattaaacaagataGACTGAATTACCCTGGATTCTCATGAAATGGCTAGCATAAAGTGAGGAATACAGGAGGGATCAGAGTGGACTACATGAACTCAATGCATGAGGAAAGGCCAGTAAACGATGGAGTTGCCAGATTTCAGACTCACTACACACCTTGAAGCCCTGTATCTCACCCTCACCTTTCCTGAGCCAGGATAGAGACCATTattcaatgttacccagggcaatttacacgtttaatgccatccctatcaaaataccatggactttcttcagagagttagaacaaattattttaagatttgtgtggaatcagaaaagaccccgaatagccaggggaattttaaaaaagaaaaccatagctgggggcatcacaatgtcacaTTTctggttgtactacaaagctgtggtcatcaagacagtgtggtactggcacaaaaacagacacatagatcaatggaacagaatagagaacccagaagtggaccctgaactttatggtcaactaatattcgataaaggaggaaagaccatccactggaagacagtctcttcaataaatgttgctgggaaaattggacatccacatgcagaagaatgaaactagaccaatctcttgcaccatacacaaagataaactcaaaatggatgaaagatctaaatgtgagacaagattccatcaaaatcctagaggagaacacaggcaacaccctttttgaactcggccacagtaacttcttgcaagacatccataaaggcaaaagaaacaaaagcaaaaatgaactattgggacctcattaagataagaagcttttgcacagcaaaggatacagtcaacaaaattaaaagacaacctacagaatgggagaagatatttgcaaatgatgtatcagataaagggctagtttccaagatctataaagaacttattaaactcaacaccaaagaaacaaacaatccatccTAATAACATACTAATTCATCAGGATTGTGCTGAACACCCagtttgtgcttttatttatttttttaagggaaggagagggagagggtaggaatagagatgaagagagacagtcttaagcagactccatacccaggGCAGATCCCTTCAAAGGGCTCTatttcagaaccctgagatcatgaccagagctgaaatcaagaatctaatacttaactgactgagccattcaggcaccccccGCTCatactgtacttttaaaaaatgcattatctttttttaattggagttcaatttgccaacaaatagcatatcacccagtactcatcccgccaagtgcccccctcagtgcccatcacccagtcatcccaacccctgcccacctccctttccactaccccttgttcatttcccagagttaggtgtctctcatgttctgtcatcctcactgatattttcactcatttttctcttttcccctttattccctttcactattttttatattccccaaatgattgagaccatataacgtttgtccttctctgaaggacttatttcactcagcataatacactccaggtccatccacattgaagaaaatgctgggtatttgtcatttctaatggatgagtaatattccactctatacatagaccacattttcttttttgttttattttttaattactttttttattggtgtacaatttactaacatacagaataacccccagtgcccgtcacccattcactcccaccccccgccctcctccccttctaccacccctagttcgtttcccagagttagcagtctttacgttatgtctccctttctgatatttcccacacatttcttctcccttcccttatattccctttcactattataaataattattttttaataatgaatttatttgttattggtgttcaatttgccaacatacagaataacacccagtgctcatcccataatggttagaaataaatttttttttaatttagtaagagttttaaaatataataagtcAATAGAAAGCAAACAATTATGACTAGAACGCATAAAAGCAAAATAGTTGATCAGATTATTCACTTGGAAATGTATATAATTGAACTTTatgtagttttttaaatatgcatgtatcattttatttttatttatttttaatttttttattggagttcaatttgccaagatttagtataacacccagtgctcatcccgccaagtgtccctctcagtgcccatcatccagtcaccccaactccccacccacctctctttccactaccccttgttcgtttcccagacttaggggtctctcatgttttgtcaccctcactgatatttttgctcattttctctcctttcccctttattccctttcactattttttatattccccaaatgaatgagaccatataatgtttgtctttctccgattgacttatttcactcagcataataccctctagttccacccacatggaagcaaatggtgggtatttgtcgtttctaatggctgagtaatattccattgtatacataaaccacatcttctttatccattcatcttttgatggacactgaggctccttctacagtttggctattgtggacattgctgctataaacattggggttcaggtgtcccagcatttcactgcatctgtatctttggggttaatctccagcagtgcaactACTGGGTCCTAGGGAGATCTATTTTTAACagtttgaggaaccttcacacagttttccagagtggctgcaccagtgcacattctcaccaacagtgcaagagggttcatctttctccacatcctctccaacatttgtggtttcctgtcttgctaattttccccattctcactggtgtgaggtagtatctcattgttgttttgatttgtatttccatgatggcaagtgatgcagagcattttctcatgtgcttgttggccatgtctatgtcttcctttgtgagatttctgttcatgtcttttgcccatttcatgattggattgtttgtttctttgctgttgagtttaagaagttctttatagatattggatactagccctttatctgatatgtcatttgcaaatatcttctcccattctgtaggtttgttgtctgtttcttttgctatgcagaagctttttatcttgatgaagccccaataattcatttttgcttttgtttctcttgccttcatggatgtatcttgtaagaagtggctgtggccaagttccataagggtgttgcctgtgttctcctctaggattttgttggatggattcttgtctcacacttaaatctgtcatccattttgagtttacctttgtgtatggtgtaagagaatgcatagaccacatcttctttatctattcatctttcaatggacaccgaggctccttccatagtttggctattgtggacattgctgctataaacactgggggcaggtgttctggcatttcactgtatcagtatctttggggtaaatccccagcagtgcaattgctgggtggtagggcacttctatttttaattctttgaggaacttccacaaaaaaatgcattatctcatttaacttttataataatCCCTTTTGGGTGCCTGCATGGCtaagtaggttaagtgtctgcttctgctcaggtcatgatctcagggtcctggtattgagccccacattggggtccctgctccatggggagcctacttcttcctctccctctgcctaccattctttctgcttgtgctctccctctctctttgtcaaataaataaacatttttttaaatcatatatattatataaatcatatatatgtaagatatacatatacataatctTAGCTAGTCTACTATGGACCTACATGCATTGACTTTGGTCTAATGGAACAATGAATACATGTTGAACTCAGTTAAAATAAGCCCAATAATTTCAGTTAAGAACATAGGTCTAGGAAATCATATTATCTGGGCCCAGAGCTTGACTCTGTCTGTTAATACTTGTGTAAACTTGCACAAACTATCATTTGTGGGTTTGATGAGAGGATTAATCATATCAAAACATGAGTGAATACTTGAAAAGAGCACTGTATAAATGTAAACTGTCAATAGACTCAGATGATCTGATTTGGGAAATGCATGTGACCTTGGATAAACCATCACCTCtttctgcaaatgttttcttttgcacAAGTAAGAAGTTGGCTGTGTGACTTGTAAGGATATTTTAGTTTCAACAGTGTGTAACCTGTAGATCAtttatctattaaatattttgttcaaatCTATTCTGTATATCAGAGAGTCATGAAGAATAAATTATTGCCATAACGAAAAGGTGAAGTAAacaggttatatatatatttaaatttcatggcaatctattttttgtttaccaaatgttcctttctttctcGTTACAACAGAGAATTTAGCAATTCCCATGGAGAATAATACAGAAGTGATGGATTTCATCCTGGTGGGTCTGACTGGTACCCCAGAACTTCAGATTTCACTTTTTACTGTGTTCACCCTTGTTTACCTCATCAGTGTTTTAGGAACCTGGGGATGACCATCCTGATCCTTCTGGACTCCCGTCTCCACACTCCCATGTACTTTTTCCTCAGTAACCTGTCTCTGGTGGACTTTGGTTACTCTACAGCTGTCACTCCCAAGGTCATGGCTGGGTTACTTAGAGGAGACCAGGTCATCTCCTGCAGTGCATGTGCTGCTCAAAAGTTCTCTTTTGCAGCCTTTGCAACAGTGGAAAGTTACCTCTTATCTTCAATGGCTTATGACCGCTACACAGCAGTGTGCAAACCCCTCCATTACACCACCACCATGACGACAGGTGTGTGTGCTCGTTTGGCCATAGGCTGCTACACCTGTGGTTTTCTGAATGCTTCCATTCATGTTGGAAACACATTCAGTCTTTCTTTCTGTAATTCCAACCTGGTCCATCACTTTTTCTGTGATATTCCAGCAGTCAtggctctctcttgctctgatAAATACATTAGTGAGGTGGCTCTTGTGTATGTGTCaagttttaatgtcttttttgctCTTCTGGTTATAATCATATCTTACCTATTCATATTTATAACCATATTAAGGATGCAATCACCTCAAGAGCTCCAAAAGGCTTTGTCCACCTGTGCTTCTCACCTCACTGCAGTCTCCATATTCTATGGGACAATTATCTTCATGTACTTACAGCCCAGCTCCAGCCATTCCATGGACACAGACAAAATAGCATCCGTGTTCTACACCATGGCCATCTCCATGCTGAACCCTGTGGTCTACGGCCTGAGAAATAAAGAGGTCAAGAGTGCTTTCAAGAAATTTTCAGAGAAGGCAAAATCATCTCTAGTATTGggattttaatattatattatgccTAATAATTTAGTTTCATTTCTCTCATGTCATCCCATTCACATTTTAAGCCTTACACTACATTTCATTCCTGAAGTTATATACTCAACACTTGAAAAATCTGCtgtcttataaaaacaaaatatgttcaaaaatatAATACTTGAACTAATGTGGCTCAAGGCAAGCCATAAAAAGCATGGGTCTTGCTTCTCAAAAAATTTATGAATGGTATTTGATTTATTCACTTGTTCTACATGCTTTTCCTCTATCACTTGCCTATGCAAACATACATGTAGATTAGTGGGACAAACAGGTCCATGAACAGAGACACATACAAGTGTTCTCTGTGGATAGGAGGGCACAGGCACATGGCAGTGGTAAATTTGTTAGAGGTAAGAAAATTTTAggcaatttttaatgaaatgatttaaaataattttgaggttagaatataaatttatgtccaatattatttgtttcttcagcTGAATAtctgtagtttttcttttaagaaaaaggtaaTTCTAAATAAAAGTGTATGCTTtactgccttatttatttatttatttatttatttttaaagattttgtttatttcagaaagagagagagcacaggcaggggaagggacagagggagagggagaaacagactccacactgagcagggatcccgacttggggctggatcccgtgacccgggatcatgacctgagtcgaaaccatgagtcagacacttaactgagtgagccacccaggcacccctaaacagAGTTATAGTTTTGTCTCAACTGAGTCATTTTGTAGAAGCATGTTCACAGTACAATTTTCAAAAGGACAAAAGGTCTAGAATacaaaaaagaaggaggaaaacaaaagcattttctaTTATTATGTAACCTCAAACTTtcgtaatgtttta containing:
- the LOC112663715 gene encoding LOW QUALITY PROTEIN: olfactory receptor 5B2-like (The sequence of the model RefSeq protein was modified relative to this genomic sequence to represent the inferred CDS: inserted 1 base in 1 codon) is translated as MENNTEVMDFILVGLTGTPELQISLFTVFTLVYLISVLXNLGMTILILLDSRLHTPMYFFLSNLSLVDFGYSTAVTPKVMAGLLRGDQVISCSACAAQKFSFAAFATVESYLLSSMAYDRYTAVCKPLHYTTTMTTGVCARLAIGCYTCGFLNASIHVGNTFSLSFCNSNLVHHFFCDIPAVMALSCSDKYISEVALVYVSSFNVFFALLVIIISYLFIFITILRMQSPQELQKALSTCASHLTAVSIFYGTIIFMYLQPSSSHSMDTDKIASVFYTMAISMLNPVVYGLRNKEVKSAFKKFSEKAKSSLVLGF